A region of Scleropages formosus chromosome 2, fSclFor1.1, whole genome shotgun sequence DNA encodes the following proteins:
- the LOC108931228 gene encoding ETS-related transcription factor Elf-3-like: MATCDLSSVLTNANWAVYQSGSLETLVLPGASPGHKEALQPSAHLTCNPGVLGHQSWYHLAPQYWTKQNTLEWISHHVEESKFDASTLSVVSCSMDGPTLCQMSHRALVSVFGSLGERLFQNLLELKAKYGADDLNMTCDFLNNLLDEFPEILNVNGAESICDLSSMTEQPECAGVEALSSQDRPKMMGEMTPASDNGYESGPTSPDSLDCSSAGMLLPVAPVYSDSGSDSEQDLSDSPCRRAACGPFSPAKGELKLCKRGRGRPRKLSQGSQRYVYTKKSKHAPRGTHLWEFIRDILIHPEQNPGLMKWEDQQEGVFKFLKSEAVAQLWGQKKKNSSMTYEKLSRAMRYYYKREILERVDGRRLVYKFGKNASGWQLGNVGF, from the exons ATGGCCACCTGCGACCTGAGCAGTGTCCTCACCAACGCCAACTGGGCCGTGTACCAGAGCGGGAGCCTCGAGACACTGGTGCTCCCCGGTGCCTCACCTGGCCACAAGGAGGCCCTGCAGCCCTCAGCACATCTCACCTGCAACCCTGGAGTTCTGG GTCACCAGAGCTGGTACCACCTGGCTCCGCAGTACTGGACCAAACAGAACACCCTGGAATGGATCAGCCATCATGTGGAGGAGAGCAAGTTTGATGCCAGCACGCTCAGCGTCGTCAGCTGCTCCATGGACGGGCCGACTCTGTGCCAAATGTCACACCGGGCCCTGGTCTCCGTGTTCGGCTCGCTGGGGGAGCGCCTCTTCCAAAACCTGCTGGAGCTCAAGGCCAAATACG GTGCAGACGATCTGAACATGACCTGCGATTTCCTCAACAACCTGTTGGATGAGTTTCCTGAAATCCTGAATGTGAACGGTGCGGAGAGCATCTGTGACCTGAGCTCTATGACCGAACAGCCAG AGTGTGCCGGTGTGGAGGCGCTGAGCTCACAAGACAGGCCCAAGATGATGGGCGAAATGACACCGGCAAGCGACAATGGCTACGAGTCGGGGCCCACTTCCCCGGACAGCCTGGACTGCTCCAGCGCAG GGATGCTGCTCCCGGTGGCTCCGGTCTACTCAGACTCAGGCAGCGACTCGGAGCAGGACTTGTCCGATTCCCCGTGCCGCCGCGCTGCCT GTGGACCCTTCAGCCCAGCAAAAGGGGAGCTAAAGCTGTGCAAGCGAGGCCGAGGAAGGCCACGGAAACTCAGTCAAGGTTCGCAACGCTATGTCTACACCAAAAAGAGCAAACACG CCCCACGAGGCACACACCTCTGGGAGTTCATCCGGGACATCCTGATCCACCCAGAGCAGAATCCAGGCCTGATGAAGTGGGAGGACCAACAGGAGGGCGTCTTCAAGTTCCTGAAATCGGAGGCCGTAGCCCAGCTTTGGggtcagaagaagaagaacagcagcatgaCGTACGAGAAGCTGAGCCGTGCTATGAG GTACTACTACAAGAGGGAGATCCTGGAACGGGTGGATGGCCGCCGACTCGTCTATAAGTTTGGGAAGAACGCCAGCGGTTGGCAGCTGGGGAACGTTGGGTTCTGA